From uncultured Pseudodesulfovibrio sp.:
ATGATCCTCAAGACAGACTACTCCTACGCCAACGTTAACGAGTCCGGTACCGGTCCTTACGTTGTTACTCAGCGTGAGCAGGGCGTAAAAGTTATCTTCACCCGTTTCGCCGATTACTGGGATCACACTGGTAACATCGAAGAAATCATCCTCACCCCGATCAAAAACGACGCCACCCGTGTTGCAGCTCTGCTGTCCGGCGATGTCGATTTCATCATGCCTGTACCTCCGCAGGATCTCGAACGCATCAACTCCACTGATGGCCTGCAGCTTGTGACCATGTCCGGCTCCCGCATCATCACTTTCCAGTTGAACAGCGAACGTAACCCTGCACTGGCTGACCCCAAAGTCCGCCTTGCTATGGCTTATGCTTATGACAACAACGGCGTTGTCGACAAAATCATGAAAGGCTTCGCTACTGCAGCTGGCCAGATGTCCCCCAGAGGGTATGCTGGTCACGTAGAAGAACTGGCTCCCCGCTACGACCTTGACAAAGCCAAGGCCCTGATGGCCGAATCCGGCTTCCCCAATGGTTTCGAAGCAACCATGATCGCTCCTAACAACCGTTACGTGAACGACGAAAAGATCTCTGAGGCATTCGTTTCCATGATGTCCAAGATCGGTGGCAAGATCTCCCTGAAGACCATGCCTAAGGCCCAGTACTGGGATCAGTTCGATGCACAGGTCGCCGACATCCAGATGATCGGTTGGCATTCTGATACTGAAGACTCCGGTAACTTCTACGAGTTCCTGTCCATGTGCCGCAACGCTGAGACCGGTTACGGCCAGTACAACTCCGGTAACTACTGCAACGCCAAGGTCGATGAACTGACCCTCGCAGCCCAGACTGAAACCGACATGGCCAAGCGTGCTGCACAGTGCCAGGAAGCTGAAAAGATTCAGTATGACGAAGCTGGCTTCATCCCCCTGCATTGGCAGAACCTGTCCTGGGCTTCCAAGTCCAACATGGACACTCCGAAGGTTGTCAATGTCATGAACTTCCCGTACTTCGGTGATCTGATCGTCAAGTAATGTAAATCATCACTTGCAATAGATCGGAAAGAAAATTAAAGGGGAACCCCGGCCTCAAGCTAGGGTTCCCCTTCATATAGTTGGCGATCATTGGAACGCCCTAAAAAAAACCAATAAAATCAAAAACCTGTAGCATAATCCCATGTGCAGGAAACAGACGGCAATCGAGTAGACATGTTTGCATTCACTGTTAAAAGAGTCCTTCAAGCAGTGATGGTCATGCTGATCATCAGCTTCATCGGATTCGCTATCAAACACAATTTCGGTGATCCTATCCGCGATCTCGTGGGCCAACGGGTCACGCCTGCCGAGCGTGCTGAAATGCGCGAAAAACTCGGCCTCAATGATCCCTTCATGGTCCAATATGTCCGTTTTCTGGGCAACGCCATGCATGGAGATCTCGGCCAAAGTTACTTCTTCAAAAAACCCGCAGCACAAGTCATCATCAAAAAAGCTCCCGCCACATTGGAACTGGTTTTCTGTGCAGCACTGATCATTGTGCT
This genomic window contains:
- a CDS encoding ABC transporter substrate-binding protein → MKLSTFKSAGKFSLLLLTIVVSAMLLVGCAGEEKKDDAAEKAESATPAKVTLKLAMDADPVSLDPQVQLSGGMLQFSHMVFDSLVRYDQDMNFVPRLATKWERIDDLTMRFHLREGVKFHSGNEFTAEDVVFSLERLKKSEDFKGLFEPFSGAKVVDAHTVDLITKQPYGLVLNMATYIFPMDKKFYTGTDDKGKPKDMILKTDYSYANVNESGTGPYVVTQREQGVKVIFTRFADYWDHTGNIEEIILTPIKNDATRVAALLSGDVDFIMPVPPQDLERINSTDGLQLVTMSGSRIITFQLNSERNPALADPKVRLAMAYAYDNNGVVDKIMKGFATAAGQMSPRGYAGHVEELAPRYDLDKAKALMAESGFPNGFEATMIAPNNRYVNDEKISEAFVSMMSKIGGKISLKTMPKAQYWDQFDAQVADIQMIGWHSDTEDSGNFYEFLSMCRNAETGYGQYNSGNYCNAKVDELTLAAQTETDMAKRAAQCQEAEKIQYDEAGFIPLHWQNLSWASKSNMDTPKVVNVMNFPYFGDLIVK